The proteins below are encoded in one region of Aeromonas veronii:
- a CDS encoding TAXI family TRAP transporter solute-binding subunit — MKGLSLACALSAALVGASFGGQVQAAERFVTIGTGGQTGVYYVAGQSICRFLNRGAADHQIKCNAPASGGGVANVNGIRSGEFNFGIMQSDHQYKAMKGLAPFQAEGAMEDIRAVFSLQSEVFTILARQDAKITGFDDLKGKRVNIGNPGSGQRDTFEEIMAVKGWDKSAFSLVSELKPAEQASALGDNNIDAMSYFVGHPNGAIQEASTTTATVLVPVTGPEIDKLLAEKSYYTKAEIPGGLYKGSPNPTPSIGGKAVLSTSAKADPEVVYQLVKSVFDNLDRFKRLHPAFADLKEADMIKVGLSAPLHEGAARYYKERGWL; from the coding sequence ATGAAAGGATTATCCTTGGCGTGCGCCTTGTCTGCTGCCCTGGTCGGGGCCTCATTCGGTGGCCAGGTACAGGCCGCCGAGCGGTTCGTGACCATCGGCACCGGCGGTCAGACCGGTGTCTACTATGTGGCGGGTCAGTCCATCTGCCGCTTCCTCAATCGTGGCGCCGCCGATCATCAGATCAAGTGCAACGCTCCGGCCAGTGGCGGTGGCGTGGCCAACGTCAACGGCATCCGCAGCGGTGAGTTCAACTTCGGCATCATGCAGTCCGACCACCAGTACAAGGCGATGAAGGGGCTGGCACCCTTCCAGGCCGAAGGTGCCATGGAGGACATTCGCGCCGTCTTCTCCCTGCAGAGCGAAGTCTTCACCATCCTAGCCCGTCAGGATGCCAAGATCACCGGTTTCGACGATCTGAAGGGCAAACGCGTCAACATCGGCAACCCGGGCTCCGGCCAGCGGGATACCTTCGAAGAGATCATGGCGGTGAAGGGCTGGGACAAGTCCGCCTTCAGCCTGGTCTCCGAGCTGAAACCGGCGGAGCAGGCTTCCGCCCTGGGTGACAACAACATTGATGCCATGAGCTACTTCGTGGGCCACCCGAACGGTGCCATCCAGGAAGCCTCCACCACCACGGCCACCGTGCTGGTGCCGGTGACCGGCCCGGAGATCGACAAGCTGCTGGCGGAGAAGAGCTACTACACCAAGGCCGAGATCCCCGGTGGCCTCTACAAGGGCAGCCCGAACCCGACCCCGTCCATCGGTGGCAAGGCGGTGCTCTCCACCAGCGCCAAGGCGGATCCGGAAGTGGTCTACCAGTTGGTGAAATCGGTGTTCGACAACCTGGATCGCTTCAAGCGTCTGCACCCGGCCTTCGCCGATCTGAAGGAAGCCGACATGATCAAGGTGGGCCTCTCCGCTCCCCTGCATGAAGGCGCCGCGCGCTACTACAAGGAGCGTGGCTGGCTGTAA